In a single window of the Frondihabitans peucedani genome:
- a CDS encoding ABC transporter ATP-binding protein, protein MRPTSIAVTALSKRYGDVVSVDSLTFRCEPGTVTAFLGPNGSGKSTSLRMIVGLTRPDSGTATFNGRTIRELDNPGRTVGVLLDAGAHHPGRSVAETLRLACILIGMPRTRISECLEFVGLEGVARRRVGTLSLGMRQRLGLAIAVLGEPACLLLDEPANGLDPEGISWLGDFLSEFASAGGTVLLSSHHLDDVDSVADHLVILDSGRMVHESSRSDDEMRRASTFTANAPEAITAELDRREIRWALDPASGRIEAATDPETIWHMSAESRTPMTSLTSSSPHALRDLFAASTTAEFQGGKLDFFPVDKREEAKK, encoded by the coding sequence ATGAGACCCACGAGCATCGCAGTCACGGCTCTCTCGAAGCGGTACGGCGACGTCGTCTCCGTCGACTCCCTGACGTTCCGGTGCGAGCCCGGCACCGTCACGGCTTTCCTCGGCCCGAACGGCTCCGGCAAATCGACGAGCCTCCGCATGATCGTCGGCCTGACTCGCCCCGACAGCGGAACCGCGACATTCAACGGTCGGACGATCCGGGAGCTGGACAATCCGGGTCGGACGGTGGGCGTCCTCCTCGATGCGGGGGCGCACCACCCGGGTCGTTCCGTGGCTGAGACTCTGAGGCTCGCCTGCATCCTCATCGGCATGCCCAGGACGCGAATCAGCGAATGCCTCGAGTTCGTGGGCCTCGAAGGAGTCGCGCGGAGACGCGTCGGCACTCTCTCGCTCGGCATGCGACAACGGCTCGGGCTCGCGATCGCCGTCCTGGGTGAACCCGCCTGCCTCCTGCTCGACGAGCCTGCCAACGGTCTCGACCCCGAGGGCATCTCCTGGCTCGGCGACTTCCTGAGCGAGTTCGCTTCCGCCGGCGGCACCGTCCTCCTCTCGAGTCACCACCTGGACGATGTCGACTCCGTCGCCGATCACCTCGTCATCCTCGACAGTGGCCGCATGGTCCACGAAAGCAGCCGTTCCGACGACGAGATGCGCCGTGCGAGCACGTTCACAGCGAACGCTCCCGAGGCCATCACCGCCGAACTCGACCGGCGTGAGATCCGGTGGGCCCTCGACCCGGCCAGCGGTCGAATCGAGGCCGCTACGGATCCCGAGACGATCTGGCACATGTCAGCCGAGTCCCGGACGCCGATGACGTCCCTCACGAGTTCATCGCCTCACGCGCTCCGCGACCTCTTCGCAGCCTCGACCACCGCTGAGTTCCAGGGTGGGAAGCTCGACTTCTTCCCCGTCGACAAGCGAGAGGAGGCGAAGAAGTGA
- a CDS encoding GspE/PulE family protein: MASMTEILILHGLLPIEQLDLMSNPSDEEASVRDLLQRGVVSELQIAKARAQAANMSFVELVDYPVDRNAVTMVSSAVCRRHNALPIAIHDGLLLVAVSDAGNVFALDDVRAASRMSIEWVMAEKNDLKAAIDRYIRADDELNDLTSTLEEENTASDQSAMDIASGPDDDVPIVRFVNLLVSQAITDKASDIHIEPGENEVRVRYRIDGVLHEMQPAPKSIQNGVISRLKIMSDIDIAERRKPQDGRMSVRHGNRQIDLRVATLPTVWGEKVVMRILDNSNTTLSLRDLHMLERNFDVFAESYSKPYGMILVTGPTGSGKSTTLYTTLNAVARPEINVITVEDPVEYRMKGINQVQVNPKAGLTFASALRSILRSDPDVVLLGEIRDHETAQIAIEASLTGHLVLSTLHTNDAPSAIVRLTEMDIEPFLVGSALDCVVAQRLARRLCDRCKRPADYTPMHLNALKFHIDPDQAPPVIYEPAGCQSCSNTGYRGRVALHEVMSVSEDIERLAVKRASSAEIGRLAQAQGMLTLRQDGWEKAKQGLTSVEEILRVVA, from the coding sequence ATGGCGTCGATGACCGAGATCCTGATCTTGCACGGTCTGCTGCCGATCGAGCAGCTCGACCTGATGTCGAACCCGTCCGACGAGGAGGCCTCGGTCCGCGACCTGCTGCAGCGGGGCGTCGTCTCGGAGCTGCAGATCGCGAAGGCCCGCGCGCAGGCGGCGAACATGTCGTTCGTCGAGCTTGTCGACTACCCGGTCGATCGCAACGCGGTCACGATGGTCTCGTCGGCCGTCTGCCGCCGGCACAACGCGCTGCCGATCGCCATCCACGACGGCCTCCTGCTCGTCGCCGTGAGCGACGCGGGCAACGTGTTCGCACTCGACGACGTGCGAGCGGCGTCCAGGATGTCCATCGAGTGGGTGATGGCCGAGAAGAACGACCTGAAGGCGGCTATCGACCGCTACATCCGCGCCGACGACGAACTGAACGACCTGACCTCGACCCTGGAGGAGGAGAACACCGCCTCCGACCAGTCGGCGATGGACATCGCCTCGGGCCCGGACGACGACGTCCCGATCGTCCGGTTCGTGAACCTCCTGGTCAGCCAGGCGATCACCGACAAGGCCTCCGACATCCACATCGAGCCCGGCGAGAACGAGGTCCGGGTCCGGTACCGCATCGACGGCGTCCTGCACGAGATGCAGCCGGCGCCGAAGAGCATCCAGAACGGCGTGATCTCCCGCCTCAAGATCATGAGCGACATCGACATCGCCGAGCGCCGCAAGCCTCAGGACGGCCGCATGTCGGTCCGCCACGGCAATCGGCAGATCGACCTCCGCGTCGCGACGCTCCCCACCGTGTGGGGCGAGAAGGTCGTCATGCGGATCCTCGACAACTCCAACACGACCCTGAGCCTCCGCGACCTCCACATGCTCGAGCGCAACTTCGACGTGTTCGCGGAGTCGTACTCGAAGCCCTACGGGATGATCCTGGTCACGGGCCCGACGGGTTCCGGCAAGTCGACGACGCTCTACACGACGCTCAACGCCGTCGCCCGCCCCGAGATCAACGTCATCACGGTCGAGGACCCGGTCGAGTACCGGATGAAGGGCATCAACCAGGTCCAGGTGAACCCGAAGGCGGGCCTCACCTTCGCCAGCGCGCTCCGCAGCATCCTGCGGTCCGACCCGGATGTCGTCCTGCTCGGTGAGATCCGCGACCACGAGACGGCGCAGATCGCCATCGAGGCGTCGCTGACCGGCCACCTCGTGCTGTCGACGCTGCACACGAACGATGCTCCGAGCGCCATCGTGCGGCTCACCGAGATGGACATCGAGCCGTTCCTCGTCGGCTCGGCGCTCGACTGCGTCGTCGCCCAGCGCCTCGCGCGCCGCCTCTGCGACCGCTGCAAGCGTCCCGCCGACTACACGCCGATGCACCTCAACGCCCTCAAGTTCCACATCGACCCCGACCAGGCCCCTCCCGTGATCTACGAGCCCGCCGGCTGCCAGTCCTGCTCGAACACGGGCTATCGGGGGCGCGTGGCGCTCCACGAGGTCATGAGCGTGTCGGAGGATATCGAACGCCTCGCCGTGAAGCGCGCCTCGAGCGCGGAGATCGGCCGACTCGCTCAGGCGCAGGGGATGCTGACCCTCCGCCAGGACGGCTGGGAGAAGGCCAAGCAGGGCCTCACCAGCGTCGAAGAGATCCTCCGAGTCGTCGCCTAG
- a CDS encoding type IV pilus twitching motility protein PilT — translation MSDPLYDPLTSPQGAPRPVYSLDDAEGAEAAGGWTPAPVGSRRWLREQEPSSPLSPGVQVFHELIVPASGTALENPASFDPGTPPESPQVFDLPAPTAAPAWPASSFPEPQSWSAPAPSASTPALDFAAPAILPEPALDFAPPAPTLAFVPNPAHVAQPVEQEETFDPHGAAAGIQLSEHAAHEADKDLIEALCQVVVQGGSDLHVTVDAAPTIRVDGHLQPVLSPVPWGRDKVRTALASLLNADRQDAFDVELELDFAYSLSTESRFRVNFYQQRGVLGAVFRLIPTEIKTLAQLGMDPAIARFAGMPRGLVLVTGPTGSGKSTTLAALIDLVNETRADHIVTVEDPIEFLHTHKKALVNQREVGSDTHSFANALKHVLRQDPDVILIGELRDLETISVALTAAETGHLVFATLHTQDAAQTIDRVIDVFPPHQQDQVRTQLASTLQGVVCQTLVPRASGRGRIVATEIMMMTPAVGNLIREGKTYQIASSMQAGRDLGMHTMDQDLADLVNTGKVTLKAAMDKVHDAEGFHRLVTRTDTGASQGLAAGGIDFGDAFSRSEH, via the coding sequence ATGAGTGACCCGCTCTACGACCCGCTCACCTCCCCCCAGGGTGCGCCGCGCCCCGTCTACTCGCTCGACGACGCCGAGGGCGCCGAGGCGGCGGGCGGCTGGACGCCTGCGCCGGTCGGGAGTCGCCGCTGGCTCCGCGAGCAGGAGCCCTCGTCGCCCCTGTCGCCGGGCGTCCAGGTGTTCCACGAGCTGATCGTTCCGGCTTCCGGGACAGCGCTCGAGAACCCGGCCTCCTTCGACCCGGGCACCCCTCCCGAGTCGCCCCAGGTCTTCGACCTGCCCGCTCCGACCGCGGCCCCGGCCTGGCCGGCGTCGTCGTTCCCGGAGCCGCAGTCGTGGTCGGCGCCCGCCCCGTCTGCGTCCACTCCCGCGCTCGACTTCGCCGCCCCCGCGATCCTGCCCGAACCCGCTCTGGACTTCGCGCCGCCCGCTCCGACCCTCGCCTTCGTGCCGAACCCCGCGCACGTGGCGCAGCCTGTCGAGCAGGAGGAGACGTTCGACCCGCACGGAGCCGCCGCCGGCATCCAGCTCAGCGAGCACGCCGCGCACGAGGCCGACAAGGACCTCATCGAAGCGCTCTGCCAGGTCGTCGTCCAGGGCGGTTCCGACCTCCACGTGACGGTCGACGCGGCGCCGACGATCCGCGTCGACGGCCACCTGCAGCCGGTGCTCTCGCCGGTCCCGTGGGGCCGCGACAAGGTCCGGACGGCTCTCGCGAGCCTCCTGAACGCCGACCGCCAGGATGCCTTCGACGTCGAGCTCGAGCTCGACTTCGCTTACTCGCTGTCGACCGAGTCCCGCTTCCGCGTGAACTTCTACCAGCAGCGCGGCGTCCTCGGCGCCGTCTTCCGCCTCATCCCGACGGAGATCAAGACGCTCGCCCAGCTCGGCATGGATCCGGCGATCGCCCGCTTCGCCGGCATGCCGCGCGGTCTCGTGCTCGTCACGGGCCCAACCGGCTCCGGGAAGTCGACGACTCTCGCCGCCCTGATCGACCTCGTCAACGAGACTCGTGCCGACCACATCGTGACGGTCGAGGACCCGATCGAGTTCCTGCACACCCACAAGAAGGCCCTCGTCAACCAGCGCGAGGTCGGCTCCGACACGCACAGCTTCGCGAACGCGCTGAAGCACGTGCTCCGGCAGGACCCCGACGTGATCCTGATCGGCGAGCTCCGCGACCTCGAGACGATCTCGGTCGCGCTGACTGCCGCCGAGACCGGCCACCTCGTCTTCGCGACCCTCCACACGCAGGATGCCGCTCAGACGATTGACCGCGTCATCGACGTGTTCCCGCCCCATCAGCAGGATCAGGTGCGCACGCAGCTCGCCTCGACCCTGCAGGGCGTGGTCTGCCAGACCCTCGTCCCTCGCGCTTCGGGCCGAGGCCGCATCGTCGCCACCGAGATCATGATGATGACCCCCGCCGTCGGGAACCTCATCCGCGAGGGCAAGACCTACCAGATCGCCTCGTCGATGCAGGCTGGCCGCGACCTCGGAATGCACACCATGGACCAGGATCTCGCCGACCTGGTCAACACCGGAAAGGTCACCCTCAAGGCGGCCATGGACAAGGTGCACGACGCCGAGGGCTTCCACCGCCTCGTGACCCGCACCGACACCGGTGCCTCGCAGGGCCTCGCGGCCGGCGGGATCGACTTCGGCGACGCCTTCTCGAGGAGCGAGCACTGA
- a CDS encoding type II secretion system F family protein, with protein sequence MAAALTYAYRGRDSAGKVVKGKVQASSEGAVVTRLRTMGVSPIAISESNATGLQREISIPGFSKGVKLKDLAIMARQMSTMISSGLSLLKALSILAEQTENEKLAKIMTEIREDVETGVSFSDAIGKHSQYLPPIMINMVRAGETGGFLDGALDSLAENFEKEVKLMNTIKSAMTYPVVVLVMSLVAVVVMLTFIVPIFSSMFASLGGKLPLPTQLLVYASHAMVYVVPILIVVIIAFSAWWRTNKNTERVRAFVDPLKLKLPVFGPLIQKIAIARFSRNFSNMIGAGVPILTALRIVGEVSGNYVLQKALVTVAESVRQGESIAVPLNEARVFPAMVTQMISVGEDAGSLETMLEKIALFYDDEVQATTEALTSLIEPLLIAFLGVVVGGMIVALYLPIFQITSLIH encoded by the coding sequence ATGGCCGCAGCACTGACCTACGCCTACCGCGGGCGCGACTCCGCCGGCAAGGTCGTCAAGGGGAAGGTCCAGGCCTCGAGCGAGGGCGCCGTCGTGACCCGGCTCCGCACCATGGGCGTCTCACCGATCGCGATCTCCGAGTCGAACGCGACGGGCCTCCAGCGCGAGATCTCGATCCCGGGCTTCTCGAAGGGCGTGAAACTCAAGGACCTCGCGATCATGGCCCGCCAGATGTCGACGATGATCTCGTCGGGTCTGTCGCTGCTGAAAGCCCTCTCGATCCTCGCCGAGCAGACCGAGAACGAGAAGCTCGCGAAGATCATGACCGAGATCCGCGAGGACGTCGAGACCGGCGTCTCGTTCTCGGACGCTATCGGGAAGCACTCGCAGTACCTCCCGCCGATCATGATCAACATGGTTCGCGCCGGTGAGACCGGCGGATTCCTCGACGGGGCGCTCGACTCCCTCGCCGAGAACTTCGAGAAGGAGGTCAAGCTGATGAACACGATCAAGTCGGCGATGACCTACCCGGTCGTGGTCCTGGTCATGTCGCTCGTCGCGGTCGTCGTCATGCTGACCTTCATCGTGCCGATCTTCAGCAGCATGTTCGCGTCCCTCGGCGGCAAATTGCCTCTCCCGACTCAGCTCCTGGTCTATGCGTCGCACGCCATGGTCTACGTCGTGCCGATCCTCATCGTGGTGATCATCGCGTTCTCCGCCTGGTGGCGGACGAACAAGAACACGGAGCGCGTGCGGGCTTTCGTCGATCCGCTCAAACTCAAGCTGCCGGTCTTCGGACCCCTGATCCAGAAGATCGCGATCGCGCGCTTCAGCCGCAACTTCTCGAACATGATCGGCGCCGGCGTGCCGATCCTGACGGCGCTCAGGATCGTCGGGGAGGTCTCAGGCAACTACGTGCTGCAGAAAGCCCTCGTGACAGTGGCGGAGTCGGTCCGCCAGGGTGAGTCGATCGCCGTGCCGCTCAACGAGGCTCGGGTCTTCCCGGCAATGGTCACGCAGATGATCTCCGTGGGAGAAGACGCCGGCTCACTCGAGACCATGCTCGAGAAGATCGCTCTGTTCTACGACGACGAGGTCCAGGCGACCACGGAAGCCCTCACGTCGTTGATCGAGCCCCTCCTGATCGCGTTCCTCGGCGTCGTGGTCGGCGGCATGATCGTGGCTCTCTACCTGCCGATCTTCCAGATCACCTCGCTCATCCACTGA
- a CDS encoding prepilin-type N-terminal cleavage/methylation domain-containing protein, protein MHAVIMGKLNARRKNLTQDADKGFTLIELLVVVIIIGILAAIAIPVYLGVQNNAKNSGTQSDITNLKTAVVSLQTSNSSLPAKFPSGAITTGTFPTVNSVATAFSDAGATFSSSTKSLNYGPTGTSGDFCIVGVSAGGGTFYATSSAGVSTTPCTIT, encoded by the coding sequence ATGCACGCAGTGATCATGGGCAAGCTCAACGCTCGCCGAAAGAACCTGACGCAGGATGCCGACAAGGGCTTCACCCTCATCGAGCTCCTGGTCGTCGTCATCATCATCGGCATCCTCGCCGCCATCGCCATCCCGGTGTACCTGGGCGTCCAGAACAACGCCAAGAACTCCGGCACCCAGTCCGACATCACCAACCTCAAGACCGCCGTCGTCAGCCTCCAGACCTCGAACTCATCGCTTCCCGCGAAGTTCCCCTCCGGGGCCATCACGACCGGGACGTTCCCGACCGTGAACAGTGTTGCGACCGCCTTCTCCGACGCCGGCGCGACGTTCTCCAGCAGCACGAAGTCGCTCAACTACGGTCCCACGGGCACCAGCGGTGACTTCTGCATCGTGGGTGTGAGCGCTGGTGGCGGCACGTTCTACGCAACATCGTCGGCCGGTGTTTCGACCACTCCCTGCACCATCACCTGA
- a CDS encoding prepilin-type N-terminal cleavage/methylation domain-containing protein encodes MYAQLMGKLNARRKNLTQDADRGFTLIELLVVVIIIGILAAIAIPVYLGVQNNSKDSNVQSDLTNAKTAIVSIQTSSGTVPSSTTDVSGITGIADAGYTRNATTTGLITLQSSTTTGKFCVAAKSTTGSVYYATESTGVTKVGTLPGTCTAPTAP; translated from the coding sequence ATGTACGCGCAGCTCATGGGCAAGCTCAACGCTCGCCGCAAGAACCTCACCCAGGACGCCGACAGGGGCTTCACGCTCATCGAGCTCCTCGTCGTCGTCATCATCATCGGCATCCTCGCCGCGATCGCGATCCCCGTGTATCTCGGTGTACAGAACAACTCGAAGGACTCCAACGTCCAGTCGGATCTGACGAACGCGAAGACGGCCATCGTCTCCATCCAGACCAGCTCGGGCACCGTGCCGTCCTCGACGACGGACGTGAGCGGAATCACCGGTATCGCTGACGCCGGCTACACCCGCAACGCGACCACCACGGGCCTCATCACGCTCCAGTCCTCGACCACCACCGGAAAGTTCTGCGTCGCCGCGAAGAGCACCACCGGCAGCGTCTACTACGCCACCGAGAGCACCGGCGTCACGAAGGTCGGCACCCTTCCCGGCACCTGCACCGCCCCCACCGCTCCGTAA
- a CDS encoding type II secretion system protein: MIRVVRARLEVVADARGSERGLSLAELLVAMTVFGILLAMTAGFMVNASRANITNRTIDSTNRTAANAMDEVTRVLRGAATNTVANQSLPDPAFAQATDNALTVYSYVDLSTSKVAPVKVQFFVDASKNLVEWKWAATPAGVNFTFPSSASCATSCTSRILGSPVVLPAAGGPKLFTYLDSTGTAIATVGGVLPAAVVNNVAAVTISLQFGSTSSANQSTLLTNSVGLPNLNVARTN; the protein is encoded by the coding sequence GTGATCCGGGTCGTGCGGGCCCGACTCGAGGTCGTCGCCGATGCTCGTGGCTCGGAGCGAGGGCTCTCGCTGGCGGAACTCCTCGTCGCCATGACGGTCTTCGGCATCCTCCTCGCGATGACAGCCGGATTCATGGTCAACGCGAGCCGCGCGAACATCACGAACAGGACGATCGACTCGACCAACCGCACGGCAGCGAATGCCATGGACGAGGTGACGCGCGTTCTCCGCGGCGCCGCGACGAATACGGTCGCGAACCAGAGCCTCCCCGATCCTGCGTTCGCCCAGGCGACCGACAACGCGCTCACCGTCTACAGCTACGTCGACCTCAGCACGTCGAAAGTCGCCCCCGTGAAGGTGCAGTTCTTCGTGGACGCGTCCAAGAACCTCGTCGAGTGGAAGTGGGCAGCCACTCCCGCGGGCGTCAATTTCACGTTCCCGTCATCGGCGAGCTGCGCGACCTCCTGCACCAGCAGGATCCTGGGATCGCCCGTGGTCCTGCCCGCCGCCGGCGGCCCGAAGCTGTTCACCTACCTGGACTCGACGGGGACCGCCATCGCGACAGTCGGGGGCGTCCTCCCGGCCGCCGTGGTCAACAACGTCGCCGCCGTGACGATCTCCCTGCAGTTCGGCAGCACCTCTAGCGCAAATCAGTCGACGCTGCTCACGAACTCCGTCGGGCTGCCCAACCTCAATGTCGCGAGGACCAACTGA
- a CDS encoding prepilin peptidase, with amino-acid sequence MASVLAAVFGLVIGSFLNVVVYRVPAGISVSRPASSCPTCKSEIRAFDNIPVVSWLALGGRCRSCKTSISARYPIVESLTGVFFVIVVVSFLAQAPETLASAAVAARLLRVAAFLYLAAISVALGIIDTEHKRLPDRIVLPSYGVAVALLTASSALANDWADLGRACVGLGILGAFYFAVAFAYPAGMGLGDVKLAGLLGLYLGYLGWGPLIVGGFSAFLLGGLFSIVLIALKRIGRKGGIPFGPWMLVGAWVGVFAGRAVWHGYLSLIGLAS; translated from the coding sequence ATGGCCTCCGTCCTCGCCGCCGTCTTCGGCCTCGTGATCGGATCGTTCCTCAACGTCGTCGTCTACCGGGTTCCGGCCGGGATCTCCGTCAGCCGCCCTGCGAGCTCCTGCCCGACCTGCAAGTCCGAGATCCGGGCGTTCGACAACATCCCCGTGGTCAGCTGGCTCGCACTCGGCGGCAGGTGCCGCAGCTGCAAAACGTCCATCTCTGCTCGCTACCCCATCGTGGAGTCCCTCACAGGGGTCTTCTTCGTGATCGTCGTCGTCTCATTCCTCGCTCAGGCGCCGGAGACGCTCGCGTCCGCCGCCGTCGCCGCGCGCCTCCTCCGCGTCGCGGCCTTCCTGTACCTGGCAGCGATCAGCGTCGCCCTGGGCATCATCGACACTGAGCACAAGCGCCTGCCCGACCGCATCGTCCTGCCGTCCTACGGGGTCGCCGTCGCGCTCCTGACAGCATCGTCCGCCTTGGCGAACGACTGGGCCGACCTCGGTCGCGCCTGTGTCGGCCTCGGCATCCTGGGTGCCTTCTACTTCGCGGTCGCCTTCGCCTACCCGGCCGGAATGGGTCTCGGCGACGTCAAGCTCGCAGGCCTCCTCGGTCTCTACCTCGGATATCTCGGGTGGGGCCCCCTCATCGTGGGAGGCTTCTCCGCCTTCCTCCTCGGTGGACTCTTCTCCATCGTGCTGATCGCCCTCAAGCGGATCGGGAGGAAGGGCGGGATCCCCTTCGGTCCCTGGATGCTCGTCGGCGCATGGGTCGGCGTCTTCGCCGGCCGAGCCGTCTGGCACGGCTACCTGTCATTGATCGGTCTCGCCTCGTGA
- the pilM gene encoding type IV pilus assembly protein PilM codes for MSKSIVGVDIGTASLRAVEIANPTSSKPTLVRYGEVPLPEGSVSRGEVIEALTVAQSMKSLWSQAGFKSKQVVLGMGNQRVLARDLTVAKASKARIHEALPFQVQDMLPIPVADALLDFYPVSEGIGEHGPVINGLLIAAVKDAVLGNVRASKLAGLTAVGVDLIPFAVSRLLVNRQHMAGTVALIDIGAATTSVVLVSNGVPQFVRLIPSGGDDVTADLASRLEIPRDLAEGAKRTLGLVASRATQEDATASQVIFETTNELLGSLRNTVSYYANTRPTETVSHIVLSGGGAQLQGLPEALAEVTRIRVVAADPFQGLAFGRSVSEQDVRAKTTSLTVALGLALGSAA; via the coding sequence ATGAGCAAGTCCATCGTCGGCGTCGACATCGGCACGGCGTCCCTCCGTGCTGTGGAGATCGCCAATCCGACCTCGTCGAAGCCCACACTCGTGCGCTACGGAGAAGTTCCCCTTCCCGAGGGATCGGTGAGTCGCGGTGAGGTCATCGAGGCCCTCACCGTTGCGCAGAGCATGAAGAGCCTGTGGTCACAGGCAGGGTTCAAGAGCAAGCAGGTGGTTCTCGGCATGGGCAACCAGCGAGTCCTCGCCCGAGATCTGACAGTGGCAAAGGCGTCCAAGGCCCGTATCCACGAGGCCCTGCCCTTCCAAGTGCAGGACATGCTGCCCATCCCCGTGGCGGACGCCCTCCTCGACTTCTATCCCGTGTCGGAGGGCATCGGCGAGCACGGTCCCGTCATCAACGGGCTTCTCATCGCCGCTGTGAAGGATGCCGTCCTCGGCAACGTGCGAGCGTCGAAGCTCGCGGGGCTCACCGCAGTCGGTGTCGACCTCATCCCGTTCGCGGTTTCGCGGCTGCTCGTCAACCGCCAGCACATGGCCGGGACGGTGGCGCTCATCGACATCGGGGCGGCGACGACGTCTGTCGTCCTCGTCTCGAACGGGGTCCCGCAGTTCGTGCGCCTGATCCCGTCGGGCGGCGACGACGTCACGGCCGATCTCGCGTCTCGTCTCGAGATCCCGCGGGATCTCGCTGAGGGGGCCAAGCGCACGCTCGGTCTCGTCGCATCCCGCGCCACGCAGGAGGACGCCACGGCCTCGCAGGTCATCTTCGAGACGACGAACGAACTCCTGGGCAGCCTCCGAAACACGGTCAGCTACTACGCCAACACGCGTCCGACCGAGACCGTGAGCCACATCGTCCTCTCCGGTGGGGGAGCGCAGCTGCAGGGTCTCCCTGAGGCGCTCGCCGAGGTCACGCGAATCCGAGTCGTCGCGGCCGATCCGTTTCAGGGGCTCGCGTTCGGACGCTCCGTGTCCGAACAGGATGTCCGTGCCAAGACCACCTCGCTCACCGTCGCCCTCGGCCTCGCTCTCGGAAGTGCAGCATGA
- a CDS encoding DUF6121 family protein: protein MSRGLLTFMATVTHLAVVVLTLGIVFFVTDRDVIVEHDAGTLLGPAMVLGSMASVFFVLARSFGVAERDGVRTPSILRPSIVAAVASFLVMLVVGGLIYALERDEAVWFVLFVGRYAGSAFVIASSLWAGVVVAAYLLMARFEQAHAARGARHDDV from the coding sequence ATGTCCCGCGGCCTCCTCACCTTCATGGCCACCGTGACGCATCTGGCCGTGGTGGTGCTGACCCTCGGCATCGTCTTCTTCGTCACGGATCGCGACGTCATCGTGGAGCACGACGCGGGCACGCTGCTCGGGCCGGCCATGGTGCTCGGCTCGATGGCGAGCGTCTTCTTCGTGCTCGCACGGAGCTTCGGCGTGGCCGAGCGCGACGGCGTCCGCACCCCGAGCATCCTGCGCCCCTCGATCGTCGCCGCGGTGGCGAGCTTCCTCGTGATGCTGGTGGTCGGCGGGCTGATCTACGCCCTGGAGCGCGACGAGGCGGTCTGGTTCGTGCTGTTCGTGGGTCGATACGCAGGATCCGCCTTCGTCATCGCGTCCTCCCTCTGGGCGGGCGTCGTCGTCGCCGCGTACCTCCTCATGGCCCGCTTCGAGCAGGCGCACGCGGCCCGCGGAGCCCGCCACGACGACGTCTGA
- the rpsL gene encoding 30S ribosomal protein S12, translated as MPTIQQLVRKGRTPKVVKTKAPALKANPQQRGVCTRVYTTTPKKPNSALRKVARVKLSNGTEVTAYIPGEGHNLQEHSMVLVRGGRVKDLPGVRYKIVRGALDTQAVKNRKQARSRYGAKMEKK; from the coding sequence GTGCCAACTATTCAGCAGCTGGTCCGAAAGGGACGCACGCCGAAGGTCGTCAAGACCAAGGCCCCCGCCCTGAAGGCCAACCCCCAGCAGCGTGGCGTGTGCACCCGTGTGTACACCACCACCCCCAAGAAGCCGAACTCGGCCCTCCGCAAAGTCGCTCGCGTCAAGCTCAGCAACGGCACCGAGGTCACCGCGTACATCCCCGGCGAGGGCCACAACCTCCAGGAGCACTCGATGGTGCTCGTCCGTGGCGGTCGTGTGAAAGACCTCCCCGGTGTCCGTTACAAGATCGTCCGCGGCGCCCTCGACACCCAGGCTGTCAAGAACCGCAAGCAGGCTCGCAGCCGCTACGGCGCGAAGATGGAGAAGAAGTAA
- the rpsG gene encoding 30S ribosomal protein S7, with protein MPRKGPAPKRPVVADPVYGAPIVSQLVNKILLDGKKGLAERIVYGALAGVAAKNGQDAVATLKKALDNVRPTLEVRSRRVGGSTYQVPVEVKPHRANTLALRWLTSYAKARREKTMTERLMNEILDASNGLGAAVKRREDTHKMAESNKAFAHYRW; from the coding sequence ATGCCTCGTAAAGGTCCCGCTCCCAAGCGCCCTGTCGTCGCAGACCCCGTCTACGGCGCCCCCATCGTCAGCCAGCTGGTCAACAAGATCCTGCTCGACGGCAAGAAGGGCCTCGCCGAGCGCATCGTCTACGGTGCTCTCGCCGGCGTCGCCGCGAAGAACGGCCAGGACGCCGTCGCCACGCTCAAGAAGGCACTCGACAACGTGCGCCCGACCCTCGAGGTCCGGTCGCGCCGCGTAGGTGGCTCCACCTACCAGGTGCCCGTCGAGGTCAAGCCTCACCGCGCGAACACCCTGGCGCTCCGCTGGCTCACCAGCTACGCCAAGGCCCGTCGCGAGAAGACGATGACCGAGCGTCTCATGAACGAGATCCTCGACGCGTCGAACGGTCTCGGCGCCGCTGTCAAGCGTCGTGAAGACACGCACAAGATGGCCGAGTCGAACAAGGCCTTCGCGCACTACCGCTGGTAA